Genomic segment of Desulfarculaceae bacterium:
CATACCGCTGACGCCCACCTCGATGCTGGAGTTCTTCCAGGGCGTGAAGGTGTAGGCCAGGCGCGCGTTGACCGTGTTGGTCTCCTCGTTCTGCTGGTCGCCCACGGTGACCACGTCAAAGGAGTAGCGCTCCAGCTTGCCCGCGTTGCCCCACTCGCCGTTCTTGAAGAAACCCAATTGCAGGTCCCAGTTGCCCGGCTTGTAGAGCCACTTGAGGCCCATGTCGTAGTCGTCGGCCAGGCCCACGTAGTAGGGCACGCCGAACCAGTAGTTGTGGCTGGCGTAGGGCAGCAGACCGATGGGCACCTGGGTGACGCCCAACTGGCCCTGGCTGGCCTCGGAGAAGTTGTAGCCCACCCAGCCGTGGTGGATGACGTTCATGTAGGAGTACCAGCGATACTGCGCGCTGATGAGCAGGTCGTTGTACTCGCCATTGACGTCCAGACGGAAGATATCGAACAGTCCGTCGCCGACCTTGGCCTTCTGGGTGTTGTTGAAGCTGGAGTTGCGGTAATTGAACCTGAGCGCGCCGCCCACCTTGATCTTGGGCTCGTTCTTGCCGGCCTCGGTCACCTTTTGGGCGGCCACATTCACCGACTTTTCCAGCTTGTTTTGCTTGGCATCGCTTTTCTGAAGCTTTTGCTCCAGCTCGGCCACCTTGGCCTTCAAGGACTTCACCTCCTGGATCAGCATCTTCACGTCCTCGTCGGACACCGAAGCCGCCAGGGCGGGCCCGGCCATCAAGGCCAGGCTCAGCAGGAGGCAAAGCGGGATTATCAATTTTCGCATGATGAAGGGATTTCTCCTTTCCGGTTTGGTTTTGGGTCGGGGCGCGTGCCCGGCCCCGCACTTGCGGGGCCGGGTCTAGCCATGCGCCGTTGTCTTGGGGGTGGAGCCAGCCGCCTACTTGGCCGCCTTACGGGCCGCGCTCAGCCAGCTGTTCCACTTGTCCTTGTTTTTGGCGATCCACTCGTCCACGTGGCGCTCGATGTCCTTTGGGGCCTTCTGGCCATTGTTCATCCTGGTGTTCTGGGCGTTGATGTCGCTCAGGGGCAGGGTGAAGACCTCAAAGAACTTTGCCGCCGCCGGGTTGGCCGCCAGGAACTTCTTGTTGGCCACTATGCGGATGTCGCTGACCACGAAGCCCAGCTTGATGGGATCGCTGACCGCGCCCTTGATGCCCGTGGCGGTCATGCGGTCCTTGAAGGCCTCCTGGGTCTTGCTGGGCACGATCTTGGGCACGTTGATCCAGACCACGTCCTCGCCAGGCTTGAGCAGGTGCACGGTCCAGTTGGGGGTCCAGGTATAGAAGAAGATGGGCTTGCCGTTCTTGTAGCGGCCCATGGCGGCGGCCATGCCCGCGGCGTAGGCAGCCTTGATGGGCTTGATGTACTTCCTGAGCTTGTAGGTGTCCAGGTGGAAGCGGATGGCTTTTTCGCAGCCCCAGCCCGGAGGACAGGCGGTCAGGTCGGCCTTGCCGTCGCCGTTGGCGTCAAAGGCCTTGATCACCTCGGGGCGCTTGAAGTCGTCCAGGGACTTGATGTTGAATTTCTCGGCTGCCTTCTTGGAAACCAGGTAGCCCTGCAAGCCGCCGGCCTTGACCACGTAGCCCACCTTGGCCACGGTCTTCTGCCAGTCCTTGGGCATCTGGGGGTCATGCATGGGGAACCAGCCGTTGGTC
This window contains:
- the proX gene encoding glycine betaine/L-proline ABC transporter substrate-binding protein ProX, whose translation is MRFSRMLLFVILALCLLAPTAASAADLPGKGVTVKPARATWNTGFFQEALVRRALTELGYDMKKPKDLANPIFYKSVSLGDVDYWTNGWFPMHDPQMPKDWQKTVAKVGYVVKAGGLQGYLVSKKAAEKFNIKSLDDFKRPEVIKAFDANGDGKADLTACPPGWGCEKAIRFHLDTYKLRKYIKPIKAAYAAGMAAAMGRYKNGKPIFFYTWTPNWTVHLLKPGEDVVWINVPKIVPSKTQEAFKDRMTATGIKGAVSDPIKLGFVVSDIRIVANKKFLAANPAAAKFFEVFTLPLSDINAQNTRMNNGQKAPKDIERHVDEWIAKNKDKWNSWLSAARKAAK